The proteins below come from a single Conger conger chromosome 10, fConCon1.1, whole genome shotgun sequence genomic window:
- the LOC133139132 gene encoding transcription factor HES-2-like, producing the protein MAPTVTAATSYSNEHLSLTHKLRKPAVQLKSLLGPEFHSQNSSSKQEKADILEMTVCFLRRQHQHQSANSTSCSSAVSEGYSKCVQEIVSFLSRYEVKTPSQRRLLSHFQKLQPSSDKSKIEFALPQLSSPAHNSSSKEETAASSALWRPW; encoded by the exons ATGGCACCTACAGTCACTGCAGCAACCAGCTATTCCAATGAGCACCTGAGTCTGACTCACAAG CTGAGAAAGCCAGCGGTGCAGCTCAAGTCTCTCCTGGGCCCAGAGTTCCACAGCCAGAACTCCAGCTCCAAGCAGGAGAAAGCTGACATCCTGGAGATGACAGTTTGCTTCCTGAGACggcagcaccagcaccagtcaGCTAACAGCACATCCTGCTCTTCAGCTGTCAGTGAGGGCTACTCCAAGTGTGTGCAAGAGATCGTCAGCTTCCTGTCCCGCTATGAAGTGAAGACACCGTCCCAGAGAAGACTGCTGAGCCATTTCCAAAAGCTGCAGCCTTCCTCTGACAAGAGCAAGATTGAGTTTGCACTGCCTCAGCTGAGCTCTCCAGcccacaacagcagcagcaaagaGGAGACTGCAGCCAGCAGCGCCCTCTGGAGGCCCTGGTAG
- the LOC133139266 gene encoding transcription factor HES-5-like, producing the protein MAPTVTPAPCYSNEHLSLTHKLRKPVVEKMRRDRINSSIEQLKSLLGPEFHSQDSSSKQEKADILEMTVCFLRRQHQHQSANSTSCSSDVSEGYSRCAQEIVSFLSHYEVKTPSQRRLLSHFQKLQPSSDKSKIEFALPQLSSPAHNSSSKEETAASSALWRPW; encoded by the exons ATGGCACCTACAGTCACTCCAGCACCCTGCTATTCCAATGAGCACCTGAGTCTGACTCACAAG CTGAGAAAGCCAGTGGTGGAAAAGATGCGCAGAGATCGAATCAACAGCAGCATCGAGCAGCTCAAGTCTCTCCTGGGCCCAGAGTTCCACAGCCAGGACTCCAGCTCCAAGCAGGAGAAAGCTGACATCCTGGAGATGACAGTTTGCTTCCTGAGACggcagcaccagcaccagtcaGCTAACAGCACATCCTGCTCTTCAGATGTCAGTGAGGGCTACTCCAGGTGTGCGCAAGAGATCGTCAGCTTCCTGTCCCACTATGAAGTGAAGACACCGTCCCAGAGAAGACTGCTGAGCCATTTCCAAAAGCTGCAGCCTTCCTCTGACAAGAGCAAGATTGAGTTTGCACTGCCTCAGCTGAGCTCTCCAGcccacaacagcagcagcaaagaGGAGACTGCAGCCAGCAGCGCCCTCTGGAGGCCCTGGTAG
- the LOC133139579 gene encoding transcription factor HES-5-like, with translation MAPCSFSTDYSSLKMSHKLRKPVVEKMRRDRINSSIEQLKALLETQVRRSDPSARLEKADVLEMTVGFLQKQLQPRAAAGQQGFSQGYSQCWREALHYLSARSPQQHRLQGAPASAQKQRPETPACSKPRPAAARQSTGADLSVWRPW, from the exons ATGGCACCCTGCTCCTTCAGCACTGACTACAGCAGCCTCAAGATGTCTCATAAA CTGAGAAAGCCGGTGGTGGAAAAGATGCGCAGAGACCGAATCAACAGCAGCATCGAGCAGCTCAAGGCCCTGCTGGAGACGCAGGTCCGCAGGAGCGACCCCAGCGCCAGGCTGGAGAAGGCGGACGTGCTGGAGATGACCGTGGGCTTCCTGCAGAAGCAGCTTCAGCCTCGGGCTGCGGCCGGCCAGCAGGGCTTCAGCCAGGGCTACTCCCAGTGCTGGAGAGAGGCTCTGCACTACCTGTCCGCCAGGTCCCCGCAGCAACACCGTCTCCAGGGCGCCCCGGCGTCCGCCCAGAAGCAGCGCCCCGAGACCCCAGCCTGCTCCAAGCCCAGGCCCGCCGCAGCGAGGCAAAGCACCGGGGCTGACCTGTCTGTCTGGAGGCCCTGGTAG
- the LOC133139578 gene encoding transcription factor HES-5-like has protein sequence MAPCSFSTDYSSLKMSHKLRKPVVEKMRRDRINSSIEQLKALLETQVRRSDPSARLEKADVLEMTVGFLQTQLQPRAAAGQQGFSQGYSQCWREALHYLSARSPQQHRLQGAPASAQKQRPETPACSKPRPAAARQSTGADLPVWRPW, from the exons ATGGCACCCTGCTCCTTCAGCACTGACTACAGCAGCCTCAAGATGTCTCATAAA CTGAGAAAGCCGGTGGTGGAAAAGATGCGCAGAGACCGAATCAACAGCAGCATCGAGCAGCTCAAGGCCCTGCTGGAGACGCAGGTCCGCAGGAGCGACCCCAGCGCCAGGCTGGAGAAGGCGGACGTGCTGGAGATGACCGTGGGCTTCCTGCAGACGCAGCTTCAGCCTCGGGCTGCGGCCGGCCAGCAGGGCTTCAGCCAGGGCTACTCCCAGTGCTGGAGAGAGGCTCTGCACTACCTGTCCGCCAGGTCCCCGCAGCAACACCGTCTCCAGGGCGCCCCGGCGTCCGCCCAGAAGCAGCGCCCCGAGACCCCAGCCTGCTCCAAGCCCAGGCCCGCCGCAGCGAGGCAAAGCACCGGGGCTGACCTGCCTGTCTGGAGGCCCTGGTAG
- the LOC133139131 gene encoding transcription factor HES-5-like, whose product MAPTVTAATSYSNEHLSLTHKLRKPAVEKMRRDRINSSIEQLKSLLGPEFHSQDSSSKQEKADILEMTVCFLRRQHQHQSANSTSCSSAVSEGYSRCAQEIVSFLSRYEVKTPSHRRLLSHFQKPQPSSDKSKIEFALPQLSSPAHNSSSKEETAASSALWRPW is encoded by the exons ATGGCACCTACAGTCACTGCAGCAACCAGCTATTCCAATGAGCACCTGAGTCTGACTCACAAG CTGAGAAAGCCAGCGGTGGAAAAGATGCGCAGAGATCGAATCAACAGCAGCATCGAGCAGCTGAAGTCTCTCCTGGGCCCAGAGTTCCACAGCCAGGACTCCAGCTCCAAGCAGGAGAAAGCTGACATCCTGGAGATGACAGTTTGCTTCCTGAGACggcagcaccagcaccagtcaGCTAACAGCACATCCTGCTCTTCAGCTGTCAGTGAGGGCTACTCCAGGTGTGCGCAAGAGATCGTCAGCTTCCTGTCCCGCTATGAAGTGAAGACACCGTCCCACAGAAGACTGCTGAGCCATTTCCAAAAGCCGCAGCCTTCCTCTGACAAGAGCAAGATTGAGTTTGCACTGCCTCAGCTGAGCTCTCCAGCCCACAACAGTAGCAGCAAAGAGGAGACTGCAGCCAGCAGCGCCCTCTGGAGGCCCTGGTAG